The sequence TGCCAtttctgggtggggtggggtggggggtgggcataTCCCATATGGGCAGCAGGTGGGCACCTGGGGCGGGGTCTTGTGGAGAGGAAGCTGAAACCCTGTAGGCCTAGAAGGTAGAGCCATGGAGTGGGTCAGAAGAGGCCCCCGGGGCCTCAGTGGCCCCAGGTTGGCCCTGAGGGCCCCGGGCAGGGCCAGGGAAGCAGCTGCCGGGTCTGGCTGGGCTCTGAGGGCTTGTCCCGCTGGCCCCCAGGCAAGTCCTACACCATGATCGGGAAGGACAGCTCGCCCCAGAGCCTGGGCATCGTGCCCTGCGCCATCTCCTGGCTCTTCAGGCTCATTGACGAGCGCAAGGAGAGGGTGGGCGCCCGCTTCTCCGTCCGCGTCTCGGCCGTGGAGGTGTGCGGCCGGGACCAGAGCCTGCGGGACCTGCTGGCCGAGGTGGCCTCCAGCAGCCTGCAGGATGCCCAGTCCCCGGGGGTGCACCTGCGGGAGGACCCCGTCTGCGGGGCGCAGGTACGCCGAGGCCGCCGCGCGGGGAGCAGGGCCGCGGGCTCGGGGCCCGCGCGGGGCGGCGGCTCGGCCCCGAGCCGCTCAGGCGCCGTCCCCGCTGTCCGTCTGTCGGCAGCTCCAGAACCAGAGCGAGCTGCGGGCGCCCACGGCTGAGAAGGCGGCCTTCTACCTGGACGCGGCGCTGGCTGCGCGCAGCACCAGCCGGGCCGGCGGCGGCGAGGACGCCCTGGGCAGCTCGCACATGCTCTTCACGCTGCACGTGTACCAGTACCGTGTGGAGAAGTGCGGCAGGGGTGGAAGTAGGTGGCCGTGGCGCCTGCGTGGTGTGGGTCCGGCCGCCCTCCCTCTCGGCAGGACTGTCCCGGGCGTGGGCCGCGGGGCAGGGTCTGGGTGCCCTGCGGCCGAGCCTTCACCCTCCTGCCCTGTGGTTTCAGTGTCTGGAGGGCGCAGCCGCCTGCACCTCATCGACTTCGGCAGCTGTGAGGGGGCACCCGGTAGGGGTGGGGAGGCCCCCGGGGGCCCGCCATATCTGTCCTTGTCGGCCTTGGGCAGCGTCATCTTGGCCCTGGTCAGCGGAGCCAAGCACGTGCCCTACAGGTGAGTGGTGGGCTCCTGGCTGGGGCCCTGgggacccagcccagcccagcccacatcAGGCGTGTCCAGTGTGTCTGTGGCCCCTGAGCCCCTCAGTTCTTTGCTCCTCCATCACCTGACGGGCTTTGCTGCccgagggctgggggaggggtcctGGCGCCCAGGGCATGGGGAACAGAGGTGGGGGTCAGCCCCGACCCCAAGGCTCCAGGCCTGGTCCTGGTCCAGCAAGaggcccacctccctccctccagccctgtgGCAGCCCACACACCTGGCCTGCCACCCGGCATCCCTCATGGGCCCTCAGCCCCtgacccccgcccctccccggcccccaggGAGCACAGGCTCACCATGCTGCTGCGGGAGACCCTGGCCACCGCCAACTGCCGCACCACCATGATCGCCCACGTCTCCGATGCGCCTGCCCGCCACGCCGAGACGCTGAGCACCGTGCAGCTGGCCGCCCACCTCCACCGCCTGCGTAGGAAGAAGGTTAAGGTTGGCTCTGCCTCCcgcctgcccctccctctccccgagGGCCCCTGCCTGCATGGTGGGGGTGCTGGGGCCCCGCGTGCCCTGGGCTCACAGGGCTGTGCCCACATGGCCTTGCCCAGAGGCGGCGGGGCCCACGCTTGAGGTCGCCCCAAGCAGAACCGGACCTGATCGCACTGGGGGCTGTGGTTGCCTGGCCTCTGTCCGCCTGGCCCAGGGGTAGGTGTGTGCTCAGGGCAGCCTGGTGGGATGCCCGTGGCCCGTACCCGTCCCAGGCCTGGTCCAGCAGGGCATGCCCCAGGCGGCCCTCCGTCGGGCCGGAGGGTGGAGTTAGGGGCGCCCCAGGGTGCCCTGGGTCTGAATCCTGGGTTTGCACTTACTCGCCGTGTGCTGAGGGTACGTGTTCTCACCTCCCTGGTGACTCGGCTTAACGCTTCCTTGGAAGTTGCTGAGGAGGTCCGGTTATGTTCAGGGCCTGAGACCTTTCGTGCCGGTCCAGTGCTTGACGGGACACGGCTGGTGGCTGCGCTGTCACTTCCTTCACTGGAGCGCGGTGTGTGCGGCTGGGGTGCAGGGGAAGGGGGGGCAGGCGGGGAGGCCGCTCAGGTGGGCCTGCTCTGTCCCCAGTACGCGTCCAGCTCCTCGGGGGGGGACAGCTCCTGCGAGGAAGGCCGTGCCCGCCGCCCCCCGCGCCTGCGACCCTTCCACCCGCGCTCGGCAGCCCCAGACCCCGAGCGCCTGGCCGCCAGCTCGCCCGGCGACCCCGACTACTCGTCCAGCAGCGAGCAGTCCGGCGACACCGTCATCTACGTGGGGCCGGGGGGGGCGGCGCTGTCGGACCGCGAGCTCACGGACAGCGAGGGCCCCCCCGACTTTGTGCCCATCATCCCCTCCCTGAGCCGCCGCCGCCCCTCCCGGGGCCCGCGTGATGCTGACCACTTCCGCTGCAGCACCTTCGCGGAGCTGCAGGAGCGGCTGGAGTGCATCCACGGCAGCGAGGGCCCCCAGGGAGGCCCGGCGGGCGCCAGCGGAGCCCAGGCGAGCCCGGCCCGCGGGGGCAGGAAGCCCTCGCTGCCCGAGGCCGCGGCCCCCAGGAAAGCCGTGGGCTCCCCACTGGCCGCCAGCACGCCTCGCGGCAGCCCCGGCCCGGATACCCACCGGGGGGCCCCGGAGCCCTCCAAGGCTGGTGGTGACCAGAGAGAGGACGGCAGTGCCAGGCCTGAGCTGCCTGTGCCGGATAAGGCCGCggggggcagaggcaggaggccgCTGCCCAGCCCGGCCCCCCCGCTGCCTCGGCAGCCGGAAGCTGGCGGGGCCGCAGAGGAGCCTGGGGGAGCCGACGGTGTGGGTGTGGTGCGGACACCCCCCGTGGGCAGGAGTGGGCAGGAGGGCTGCCCCCGCCCATCCGCACGCGGCCGCCGTCTGGAGCGGGGCCTGCTGACCACCACGGTGACCTTGCAGCAGCCCGTGGAGCTCAATGGCGAGGACGAGCTGGTGTTCACGCTGGTGGAGGAGCTGTCCCTGGGGGGGCTGGCTGGCCCCGGGCGCCCCTCCAGCCTGGCCAGCCTCAGCAGCAACTGCTCCCTGCAGGCCCTGGCCTCGGGTTCGAGGCCAGTCAGCATCATCAGCAGCATTAACGACGAGTTCGACGCGTGCACCTCGCAGGCCCCCGGGGCGGCCCTGGGCGGGGCGGCCCTGGACGGTGGGGCCCTGGACGGGGCGGCCCTGGACGGTGTGGCCCTGGACGGGGCGGCCGGGGCTGGCGGCAGCCGCGGCTCCTCCATCAGCTCGTGGCTCAGCCAGGTCAGCGTGTGCGCGGCCGacagccccggccccgccccgcggccTCCCTCGCGGGCCAGCCCAGACCCCTCCGGCCCCGACTCGCCCGCGGGGCCTGACCCTCTGGGCTCCCCGACCCTGGACGGCCCCTTGGAGGACGGCAGCTTTCAGTTCTCAGAGCGTGACAGACCCGACAGTCCCGGCCCCGCCCAGAGGCCTTGTCCCACGGAGGAGGCCACGGCAGCTGCCAGCCGACCTGGCCGGGAGCCCCACGCCGCGTCTCCACGGGGGGCCGCCCCGGCACAAACTATCCACTCCAGCCTTCCCCGCAAACCGAGGACTACCTCAGCGGCCAGTCGTGTGGGCTGCCCCCGCCTGGCCCCGGGCCCGCCTGGCCCCGGAGGCCTCGAGGACCCTTGGCTGCTCCGGGCGGACGAATGTGGCCCGCTGCCCCTGGCCTCTGCCAGCAGGGGCCCCAGCCTGGCCCCGATGCTGGCTTGTGCCCGGAGGGTGGTGGACGGCTGTGAGGTGGGCAGGGCAGCCCACAGGCCAGAGGCCGTGGCTCAGATCCCACCGCTGCGGAGGGGGGCCACCACGCTGGGTGTGACCACGCCCTCCACATCCTTCGGGGACGCCTCGGCCGAGGCAGCGGCCTGCCCGGGCAGCCCAAAGGCCGCCTCCAGCAGCAAGAAGAGTGTGGCCTCCAAAGGGGACCTCTGCCCGAGGCCTGGCGGGGTGGCCCCCCCGGCCCCGCCGGTGCGCAAGTCCAGCCTGGAGCACAAGAACAGCCCAGCGCCGGCCCCTCCCCAGGCCGGCAGCCTGGCCTGGGCCGGGGCTGCTGCCTTCCTccgaggggagggggaggccaggCCGGGCGGCCGGGCCGACCACTCCATCCCCAGGGCCACGTCCAGCCTGAAGGCCCGGGCTGGCAAGGCAGAGGCGGGGTGCCGTCCCGCCACTCACGGGTCTCTGGAGCGGTGCGAGGGCCTGGCGCACGGCAGCAGCAAGGCCAGGGAAGGCCCCGGGAGGCCGGCCCGGGCCGTGCCCAGGTTGGGTGTGCCGCCTGCCAGCCCCACGCCTGGGCCCGCTCCTGCCTGTAGGAGCAGCCCGGCCAAGGGCGTGGGGGCCCCCAAGCCCCCCACCAGCGGGGGCAAGGGCCGCAGCCCGGCGGCAGGCGGGTCCAGGGCTCTGGGTGCTTCGGTGAAGCCGCTGGCCCCTGCGGCGGGCAGGACCCCTGGGGGCCCGGTGACGGGCCCCAGGGTCGCCCCGCGAGCAGTGCCTTGCGTTGGGGCCAAGGCCAGCCGGGGCACCATCATGGGCACCAAGCAGGCGCTCCGGGCCGCCCACAGCCGTGTCAATGAGCTGGCAGCCGGCGGAGGCCACGGCCGAAGTGGCCCCTTGTGGGGCTCGGCCGACTCGGACAGCGGCAACGACAGCGGCGTGAACGTGTCCGAGGAGCGGCCGCCCGTGGGCCCGGTGCTGCCCTCTCCGTACAGCAAGGTGACGGCCCCGCGGCGGCCGCAGCGCTACAGCAGCGGCCACGGCAGCGACAACAGCAGCGTGCTGAGCGGGGAGCTTCCGCCCGCCATGGGCCGCACGGCCCTCTTCTACCAcagcggcggcagcagcggctACGAGAGCATGATGCGCGACAGCGAGGCCACCGGCAGCGCCTCCTCGGCCCCCGACTCCATGAGCGACAGCGGGGCTGCGTCCCCGGGCGCCCGCTCCCGCAGCCTCAAGTCCCCCAAGAAGAGAGCCACAGGTGGGTGTGGCCCAGCCCCCGCAGGGCCCGGGCCCGGCCGCACTTGACAGCTGGGCACCACTTCCGTGGGTCCCAGTGTATGCGGCCCTCGACAGTTTCACAGACGTGCCTGGGGCTGTTCAGGCTCTAGATGTGTGCAGCCCCTACCGTCTGTGGACGCGCCCGGCGTGTGCCCTTCTCTGATCCCCACGCTGCCTCTGAGGCTGGTCCCCGTCCCCTCGGAGCGGGTGGCAGGGGTGGGCTCACACGGGGCACCCTGCTGAGGCGGGGGGAGCTGGGCGAGGACTTGGGTCTGGGGCTCCAAGCCTGGGGCTCCCCCCCGGGGCTGGTGCCCAGCTGCCTGGGAGCCCCCTGCTGGGCCGTTCCTGCCTCCGCCTCCTGGACCTTCTGTCTCTGGGGACCCGGGTAGGGTGGGCCTGTTTCTCATGCTGTGTGTGGCTGGGGGGATTTGGCCACTGGCTGATGTCCTccggaggggcaggggaggcacGCCCTGGCTGAAGGTGGGCTGGGAAAGCAGGAGGCCGgcgtggggagcagggaggggtgtGCTGGGAGATGTGGGTGGTGCCACAAGCGTGGGCCTGGCTTGGGAGTCTGTCCAGGGTAGAGACGGTTGCGATTAGGAAGCAGCGTGGCCCCTTAGGGTGTCGGAGGGCTGCCTCCAGGGCTGGCGGGTGTGACCTTGAGGCTGCTGTCCAGTAGGGAGGGTGTGGCCGTCCAGGCGggaggcggctgggggaggggctggcggACAGGAACCCATCTGTTCCACGGGGCAGGCAGGGGTGGCCGGGTTTCCGGCAGGCGCTAGGCTGAGCGTTTCAGGATTGGGAGGGCCCCCGTGGGCTCTGCCTGTCAGAACCGCAGCCCGGCGCCCCTCTCAgtcctgggctgggggctggggtccgGCCTCTGCTCACCCAGCGCCCGGCTCTCTGTTGCAGGTCTGCAGCGGCGACGGCTGATCCCGGCCCCGCTGCCCGATGCCGCTGCCCTGGGCCGCAAGCCCAGCCTCCCCGGCCAGTGGGTGGACCTGCCGCTGCCCCTGGCTGGCTCGCTGAAGGAACCCTTCGAGATCAAGGTGTACGAGATTGATGACGTGGAGCGCCTGCAGCGGCACCGCCTGCCCCCGGGGGAGGACCCGGCCGAGGTCGGGGCTGGGGCAGGCCGGGGGCAGGCGGTCCTGGGAGGGCAGGGTGGGCCCCTGGGGTGTGGCAGGGCAGCCCACTGACCTCACCCTGCCCTCTTGTCCACAGCCCTCCCAGAATGCAGAGAAGGTAGGAAAGGCCCCGCTCGGCCCTGAACCCCTGGCATCTCCTGATGGCCCTTGTGGGCCGAGTGGGGGGCTGGAGGGGTCCTGAGGCCACCGCTCTCGTGCCCTGGAGTTACGCTGGGGTGTGGGCATGCTTCCCACCGCTGTGCCCACTCGTCCTGGGCCCGGGTTCCAGAAGGCACGGGCTGCTTTGGGAGCACGTGGCGTGAGCCCCCTCGGGCAGGAGGGGCCCAGGTCCTACCCCTGCCCGCCTTTGAGGCCCTGCTGTGCGCCTGCCCGGGCCCCGGGGGTGGAGCGAGGCTCACGGAGCCCCTGGGAGCAGGCCGTCCTCCGTGCCTGAGCCCACCCGCCGCCGTCCCCGCCGCCCAGGGCCCGGTGTGCGTCAGTGCGAAGTTGCGGCTGGCCGAGCGTAGGCAGCAGCGGCTGCAGGAGGTGTGGGCCAAGCGTGAGACGCTCCGCGAGGAGCTGGCTGAGACCCAGGGCCGTCTGATGGTGGAGCCCGGCCGCTGGCTGGAGCAGTGTGAGTCTCCCCGCTCATCCCCCGACACCCCGGGAGGCGTGTGCCCCACCTGCGCCCCCAGTCCAGCCACTTCACCCCGCCCCAGGTGGGGAcccagaggctgggagggagagaagcATTTCCTGGGCCCTGCGGGGACCCTGGCCTGACCAGCGGTCTGCCGTCCATCCCTAGTCGAGGTGGACCCGGAGCTGGAGCCCGAGTCGGCCGAGTACCTGGCGGCCCTGGAGCGCGCCACGGCCGCCCTGGAGCAGTGCGTGAATCTGTGCAAGGCCCGCGTCATGATGGTCACCTGCTTCGACATCAGCGCCGCCACCGCTGCCCCGGGGCCGCAGGAGGTGGACGTCTGAGGCTGGGCACTGGGACACGGGGGAGGGGACGGGGGTGTTGGGGGCTCGAGGACGGGACGTGGGATGGAGCGAGGATGTGGCAGGGGTTGGAGGGACGAGGATGCGGAGGGTCCAGTGGGGACCCGCGGGTCTTGGAGGCAGTGGAGCgtgaggcaggggaggggccggCCGAGCACGTGGACGGAGCAGCGAGCGAGCGGGACACGGGAAGACTATCGCCCCCGGACAGCAACGCAAGTGCCTTTAACCTTGGACTGGATTTCTCTCCTTTTCGCGTTTGGTGCTAAGGACTCAAGACACCAGCAGACGGTGCGCTGGGGCCGCCGGCCCGGCTGTTTGATCTGATCGCGCCTTCTTTACAGCCAAGCAGTTCCATGTAGCAAGACAGCCCCGGGCTCGCCGGGCTCTGGTTTAGGATTCAGGGTTGCTTTTCTTTCATAGCTGTTTCCTCTCAGCAGAGCCCGCCTTGGTGGTCTCCAGACCCTCGGCCTGCATGTGTTCTCTGCACAGACTGAGCCGGTGGGGTCTTCCAGGCGGGGATGGCCGACCCTCCTCTCCCCAGGACCTGTTCTGTTCTGAGGTCACCGGGAGGGCGGCGCCCAAGGGCTGAGCTGAAGGCACCTGGCGCCTTCTTCCACGGCAGGAATTCTTACCAAAAccacaagcaaaaaacaaaccaacacacacaaaaatgggggggagggggagggttttGTAAAGGTTCTGTTAGGTTCGTATTTTTATATCGTTTTGCCTATAAATGAGGTATTTGCAGTCGAAATTTGAAGACAAATGATCTATGtttttatggttttctatggAAGGTGTCACTCCGGCCGGACTCTTTCTGGGGGTTCCCCAAGCAGGGCGAGGGTCCTCGGGAGGCACTTCTTGCCAAATGTAGACCAGGGGTGAGCTTGCTGACGAGCGGGACATTCCCGTCACTACGGGTTCTGTGTTCTGATCGTCATGTATTTTCTAGGGTTGTCCAAACCTTTGTACAAATGTGTAGATAATATCTTGCTACAGCTTTTATTTGTGAATAAAAGATGCATCCATTGTTCACGCGGCTCCTGAGTTCACTGGGCGTGCAGTCCTCTGAGGGTCCTGGGGCGAGGGGGCTGCAGGACGTTGGAGGGATGCGTCCACGGGATCCGGGGGCTTCGGGGTCAGCAGGGGACGCTCCCTCTGCCCACAAACCCTACGGCAGCCCCTGCAGGGACCAGCGTTGTAGGCGAGAAGGCACTGACCGGGAGGAGGTCCTCCTGCAGGCTGGAATTCAAGCCCCCacctcctctctgtccccctccccagccactcTGTCTTGAGTTGCCCGGCTCTCGGGGTCCTGAGGCAGGGAgccaggggcaggggctgggctgaTGGGAAGCAGCATTTTCTGGTGGGCTCCTGGCCCCCTTCCCAGAGGTTATGTTAGCTGGGGAAATCCTGGCAGCGGCCATGGTGACCCCTCGGGAGACCCCCACCTGCCTTTCCAGGAGGTAGACGAGCAGACACTCCACGGGGACGTCAAGGTTCAGGACCCCCTGAGCTGGAGGGGGTCCCCACCTAGCACAGCCACCCTCCCCACTCCGCCCCTCTCTGCTGTGCTCAGGCCGCCCTACCCGACGGCCCTGGGTACTCCCTGTCTGCCGCCCCCGCCCCATCTGGGTGTCCCCACCACAGGCACCCACGCGGGCACCTCGAGGCCCCTCGCAGCCAGCCGGGCCTCTCGCAGCCCCTACGTACACCTGGGACTTCCCTCCGGGCGGCGAGCGTCAGGGCCCCTCCTTGGTGGCCTGGTTGCCCGGTGCTGCATCCACCCGGCACGTCACACCCTGCTTGGTCTTCGCTCGTCTCCCGACCTCGAAGGGGCCCCTCGGGGGCGTGGTGGGGTCTGAGTCATGGCTGCACCCCCTCATCGGGCACAGGGCTGGACCCCAGTGGGGCCCCGGGGGCACACGCTGGATGAATGAACGAGCGAACAAGTGAAC comes from Balaenoptera ricei isolate mBalRic1 chromosome 2, mBalRic1.hap2, whole genome shotgun sequence and encodes:
- the KIF26A gene encoding kinesin-like protein KIF26A isoform X3, which translates into the protein MGSRGAPLCAAQPAVAEGGPAREPLQLLEVPPRKRLTAGPEQDPCGSRPAPEGAGAGAEQGHSAGGGGWCRHCHTKLAELKRQAWKLVGGPGTPLRDPCLSALLLDELPACRPEAERRCDVCTTHLTQLTREALRLLQAPASREDPDAPHGGPGLMPPSPGAATSPRDGPAPVGPVGRQLGRAGPDRRKGLGWPSGPSVQVSVAPAGLGGALSTVTIQAQQCLEGMWSVSRVNSFLPPTCLAEAAVAAVAVADTVRDGPPSAGPDGASKTWSRGGACTTALVTPAPGTPAGASTGPSAAASFFLRAAQKLSLASKRKKPHPPPAPAARGASTYPTDFSGVLQLWPPPVPPCLLRTTSKAKDNPSSVGKVKVTLRIWPAQGARRSAESTSFLKVDPRKKQVTLYDPATGPPGSTGPRHATTAAVPKMFAFDAVFPQDSEQAEVCSGTVADVLQSVVSGADGCIFSFGHTSLGKSYTMIGKDSSPQSLGIVPCAISWLFRLIDERKERVGARFSVRVSAVEVCGRDQSLRDLLAEVASSSLQDAQSPGVHLREDPVCGAQLQNQSELRAPTAEKAAFYLDAALAARSTSRAGGGEDALGSSHMLFTLHVYQYRVEKCGRGGMSGGRSRLHLIDFGSCEGAPGRGGEAPGGPPYLSLSALGSVILALVSGAKHVPYREHRLTMLLRETLATANCRTTMIAHVSDAPARHAETLSTVQLAAHLHRLRRKKVKYASSSSGGDSSCEEGRARRPPRLRPFHPRSAAPDPERLAASSPGDPDYSSSSEQSGDTVIYVGPGGAALSDRELTDSEGPPDFVPIIPSLSRRRPSRGPRDADHFRCSTFAELQERLECIHGSEGPQGGPAGASGAQASPARGGRKPSLPEAAAPRKAVGSPLAASTPRGSPGPDTHRGAPEPSKAGGDQREDGSARPELPVPDKAAGGRGRRPLPSPAPPLPRQPEAGGAAEEPGGADGVGVVRTPPVGRSGQEGCPRPSARGRRLERGLLTTTVTLQQPVELNGEDELVFTLVEELSLGGLAGPGRPSSLASLSSNCSLQALASGSRPVSIISSINDEFDACTSQAPGAALGGAALDGGALDGAALDGVALDGAAGAGGSRGSSISSWLSQVSVCAADSPGPAPRPPSRASPDPSGPDSPAGPDPLGSPTLDGPLEDGSFQFSERDRPDSPGPAQRPCPTEEATAAASRPGREPHAASPRGAAPAQTIHSSLPRKPRTTSAASRVGCPRLAPGPPGPGGLEDPWLLRADECGPLPLASASRGPSLAPMLACARRVVDGCEVGRAAHRPEAVAQIPPLRRGATTLGVTTPSTSFGDASAEAAACPGSPKAASSSKKSVASKGDLCPRPGGVAPPAPPVRKSSLEHKNSPAPAPPQAGSLAWAGAAAFLRGEGEARPGGRADHSIPRATSSLKARAGKAEAGCRPATHGSLERCEGLAHGSSKAREGPGRPARAVPRLGVPPASPTPGPAPACRSSPAKGVGAPKPPTSGGKGRSPAAGGSRALGASVKPLAPAAGRTPGGPVTGPRVAPRAVPCVGAKASRGTIMGTKQALRAAHSRVNELAAGGGHGRSGPLWGSADSDSGNDSGVNVSEERPPVGPVLPSPYSKVTAPRRPQRYSSGHGSDNSSVLSGELPPAMGRTALFYHSGGSSGYESMMRDSEATGSASSAPDSMSDSGAASPGARSRSLKSPKKRATGLQRRRLIPAPLPDAAALGRKPSLPGQWVDLPLPLAGSLKEPFEIKPSQNAEKGPVCVSAKLRLAERRQQRLQEVWAKRETLREELAETQGRLMVEPGRWLEQFEVDPELEPESAEYLAALERATAALEQCVNLCKARVMMVTCFDISAATAAPGPQEVDV
- the KIF26A gene encoding kinesin-like protein KIF26A isoform X2, whose product is MKEHGALQVAEGGPAREPLQLLEVPPRKRLTAGPEQDPCGSRPAPEGAGAGAEQGHSAGGGGWCRHCHTKLAELKRQAWKLVGGPGTPLRDPCLSALLLDELPACRPEAERRCDVCTTHLTQLTREALRLLQAPASREDPDAPHGGPGLMPPSPGAATSPRDGPAPVGPVGRQLGRAGPDRRKGLGWPSGPSVQVSVAPAGLGGALSTVTIQAQQCLEGMWSVSRVNSFLPPTCLAEAAVAAVAVADTVRDGPPSAGPDGASKTWSRGGACTTALVTPAPGTPAGASTGPSAAASFFLRAAQKLSLASKRKKPHPPPAPAARGASTYPTDFSGVLQLWPPPVPPCLLRTTSKAKDNPSSVGKVKVTLRIWPAQGARRSAESTSFLKVDPRKKQVTLYDPATGPPGSTGPRHATTAAVPKMFAFDAVFPQDSEQAEVCSGTVADVLQSVVSGADGCIFSFGHTSLGKSYTMIGKDSSPQSLGIVPCAISWLFRLIDERKERVGARFSVRVSAVEVCGRDQSLRDLLAEVASSSLQDAQSPGVHLREDPVCGAQLQNQSELRAPTAEKAAFYLDAALAARSTSRAGGGEDALGSSHMLFTLHVYQYRVEKCGRGGMSGGRSRLHLIDFGSCEGAPGRGGEAPGGPPYLSLSALGSVILALVSGAKHVPYREHRLTMLLRETLATANCRTTMIAHVSDAPARHAETLSTVQLAAHLHRLRRKKVKYASSSSGGDSSCEEGRARRPPRLRPFHPRSAAPDPERLAASSPGDPDYSSSSEQSGDTVIYVGPGGAALSDRELTDSEGPPDFVPIIPSLSRRRPSRGPRDADHFRCSTFAELQERLECIHGSEGPQGGPAGASGAQASPARGGRKPSLPEAAAPRKAVGSPLAASTPRGSPGPDTHRGAPEPSKAGGDQREDGSARPELPVPDKAAGGRGRRPLPSPAPPLPRQPEAGGAAEEPGGADGVGVVRTPPVGRSGQEGCPRPSARGRRLERGLLTTTVTLQQPVELNGEDELVFTLVEELSLGGLAGPGRPSSLASLSSNCSLQALASGSRPVSIISSINDEFDACTSQAPGAALGGAALDGGALDGAALDGVALDGAAGAGGSRGSSISSWLSQVSVCAADSPGPAPRPPSRASPDPSGPDSPAGPDPLGSPTLDGPLEDGSFQFSERDRPDSPGPAQRPCPTEEATAAASRPGREPHAASPRGAAPAQTIHSSLPRKPRTTSAASRVGCPRLAPGPPGPGGLEDPWLLRADECGPLPLASASRGPSLAPMLACARRVVDGCEVGRAAHRPEAVAQIPPLRRGATTLGVTTPSTSFGDASAEAAACPGSPKAASSSKKSVASKGDLCPRPGGVAPPAPPVRKSSLEHKNSPAPAPPQAGSLAWAGAAAFLRGEGEARPGGRADHSIPRATSSLKARAGKAEAGCRPATHGSLERCEGLAHGSSKAREGPGRPARAVPRLGVPPASPTPGPAPACRSSPAKGVGAPKPPTSGGKGRSPAAGGSRALGASVKPLAPAAGRTPGGPVTGPRVAPRAVPCVGAKASRGTIMGTKQALRAAHSRVNELAAGGGHGRSGPLWGSADSDSGNDSGVNVSEERPPVGPVLPSPYSKVTAPRRPQRYSSGHGSDNSSVLSGELPPAMGRTALFYHSGGSSGYESMMRDSEATGSASSAPDSMSDSGAASPGARSRSLKSPKKRATGLQRRRLIPAPLPDAAALGRKPSLPGQWVDLPLPLAGSLKEPFEIKVYEIDDVERLQRHRLPPGEDPAEPSQNAEKGPVCVSAKLRLAERRQQRLQEVWAKRETLREELAETQGRLMVEPGRWLEQFEVDPELEPESAEYLAALERATAALEQCVNLCKARVMMVTCFDISAATAAPGPQEVDV
- the KIF26A gene encoding kinesin-like protein KIF26A isoform X4; translated protein: MPPSPGAATSPRDGPAPVGPVGRQLGRAGPDRRKGLGWPSGPSVQVSVAPAGLGGALSTVTIQAQQCLEGMWSVSRVNSFLPPTCLAEAAVAAVAVADTVRDGPPSAGPDGASKTWSRGGACTTALVTPAPGTPAGASTGPSAAASFFLRAAQKLSLASKRKKPHPPPAPAARGASTYPTDFSGVLQLWPPPVPPCLLRTTSKAKDNPSSVGKVKVTLRIWPAQGARRSAESTSFLKVDPRKKQVTLYDPATGPPGSTGPRHATTAAVPKMFAFDAVFPQDSEQAEVCSGTVADVLQSVVSGADGCIFSFGHTSLGKSYTMIGKDSSPQSLGIVPCAISWLFRLIDERKERVGARFSVRVSAVEVCGRDQSLRDLLAEVASSSLQDAQSPGVHLREDPVCGAQLQNQSELRAPTAEKAAFYLDAALAARSTSRAGGGEDALGSSHMLFTLHVYQYRVEKCGRGGMSGGRSRLHLIDFGSCEGAPGRGGEAPGGPPYLSLSALGSVILALVSGAKHVPYREHRLTMLLRETLATANCRTTMIAHVSDAPARHAETLSTVQLAAHLHRLRRKKVKYASSSSGGDSSCEEGRARRPPRLRPFHPRSAAPDPERLAASSPGDPDYSSSSEQSGDTVIYVGPGGAALSDRELTDSEGPPDFVPIIPSLSRRRPSRGPRDADHFRCSTFAELQERLECIHGSEGPQGGPAGASGAQASPARGGRKPSLPEAAAPRKAVGSPLAASTPRGSPGPDTHRGAPEPSKAGGDQREDGSARPELPVPDKAAGGRGRRPLPSPAPPLPRQPEAGGAAEEPGGADGVGVVRTPPVGRSGQEGCPRPSARGRRLERGLLTTTVTLQQPVELNGEDELVFTLVEELSLGGLAGPGRPSSLASLSSNCSLQALASGSRPVSIISSINDEFDACTSQAPGAALGGAALDGGALDGAALDGVALDGAAGAGGSRGSSISSWLSQVSVCAADSPGPAPRPPSRASPDPSGPDSPAGPDPLGSPTLDGPLEDGSFQFSERDRPDSPGPAQRPCPTEEATAAASRPGREPHAASPRGAAPAQTIHSSLPRKPRTTSAASRVGCPRLAPGPPGPGGLEDPWLLRADECGPLPLASASRGPSLAPMLACARRVVDGCEVGRAAHRPEAVAQIPPLRRGATTLGVTTPSTSFGDASAEAAACPGSPKAASSSKKSVASKGDLCPRPGGVAPPAPPVRKSSLEHKNSPAPAPPQAGSLAWAGAAAFLRGEGEARPGGRADHSIPRATSSLKARAGKAEAGCRPATHGSLERCEGLAHGSSKAREGPGRPARAVPRLGVPPASPTPGPAPACRSSPAKGVGAPKPPTSGGKGRSPAAGGSRALGASVKPLAPAAGRTPGGPVTGPRVAPRAVPCVGAKASRGTIMGTKQALRAAHSRVNELAAGGGHGRSGPLWGSADSDSGNDSGVNVSEERPPVGPVLPSPYSKVTAPRRPQRYSSGHGSDNSSVLSGELPPAMGRTALFYHSGGSSGYESMMRDSEATGSASSAPDSMSDSGAASPGARSRSLKSPKKRATGLQRRRLIPAPLPDAAALGRKPSLPGQWVDLPLPLAGSLKEPFEIKVYEIDDVERLQRHRLPPGEDPAEPSQNAEKGPVCVSAKLRLAERRQQRLQEVWAKRETLREELAETQGRLMVEPGRWLEQFEVDPELEPESAEYLAALERATAALEQCVNLCKARVMMVTCFDISAATAAPGPQEVDV